Below is a window of Enterococcus gilvus ATCC BAA-350 DNA.
CTTTTATGGAGCAATGGAATTTGCTATTGCAGACCCAGATGGCTATGTTTTAACGTTTACAGAATACAAAGAGGGGTGATTGGTAATGGACAATAATCTACAAATGATTCCTGGTATTGGGAAAAATATGGCGGCTCATTTGATAAATGCGGGCTTTCCTACAATTGCCTCGCTAAAAGAACAAGATCCAGAAGAAATTTATCTAAAGGATTGTGTAGTACAAGGGCAACCGGTCGACCGCTGCG
It encodes the following:
- a CDS encoding helix-hairpin-helix domain-containing protein, with the protein product MDNNLQMIPGIGKNMAAHLINAGFPTIASLKEQDPEEIYLKDCVVQGQPVDRCALYAYRLAVYYADHEGQLPANKQNWWDWKDE